Proteins from a genomic interval of Cheilinus undulatus linkage group 15, ASM1832078v1, whole genome shotgun sequence:
- the LOC121523068 gene encoding sarcoplasmic/endoplasmic reticulum calcium ATPase 2-like, which translates to MTEALTMPEALTPVQLLWVNLVIGGFLATALAFNPPDLDIMSHPPCSHRDPLPIWFLFRCFIIGSHVGTAMVSAAAWWFIVAHDGPKLSFCQLFHYRLCSDSNTEFAGVQCSVFKSPYPMTMALSVLVTSEIFSALNCLSENQSLLKMPPWSNPWLVGAICQSMALYFLILCVDPLSVIFQICPLSWPQWVVVLRMSIPVILIDEVLKFLTRTYVEPGIQIHVRKHYHYPLVKIELRRSLKGVSWSFVLISTPLVIWIYSLDSDLPNIVWE; encoded by the exons ATGACTGAAGCTCTTACCATGCCTGAAGCTCTGACTCCAGTCCAGCTGCTCTGGGTTAACCTGGTCATAGGCGGTTTTCTAGCTACTGCCCTGGCCTTTAACCCCCCTGATCTTGACATCATGTCCCACCCTCCCTGCTCCCACAGAGATCCTCTGCCCATCTGGTTTCTCTTCCGCTGCTTCATTATTGGAA GTCATGTTGGAACAGCCATGGTCAGCGCTGCAGCGTGGTGGTTCATAGTCGCACATGACGGACCTAAACTTTCCTTCTGTCAGCTG TTTCATTACCGGCTGTgcagtgacagcaacactgaatTTGCTGGTGTTCAGTGCTCAGTATTCAAGTCTCCTTACCCCATGACCATGGCTTTGTCTGTCCTCGTGACTTCAGAGATATTCAGTGCCTTGAACTG CCTCTCAGAGAACCAGTCCTTACTGAAGATGCCTCCCTGGTCTAATCCGTGGCTGGTGGGTGCCATCTGTCAGTCCATGGCTTTGTACTTCCTCATCCTCTGTGTCGACCCACTGTCA GTGATATTTCAGATCTGCCCCTTGTCCTGGCCTCAGTGGGTGGTGGTGCTGAGGATGTCAATCCCCGTCATCCTGATAGACGAAGTCCTCAAGTTCCTCACTAGAACCTACGTCGAGCCAGGAATCCAGATTCATGTCCGAAAGCATTACCATTATCCTTTAGTTAAAATTGA GCTGCGTCGGTCATTGAAAGGTGTGTCGTGGTCGTTTGTTCTGATCTCCACACCACTGGTGATCTGGATCTACAGCCTGGATTCTGACTTGCCCAACATCGTCTGGGAGTGA